In the genome of Deinococcus deserti VCD115, one region contains:
- a CDS encoding IS3-like element ISDds1 family transposase (programmed frameshift) yields MTDRRIHTAEFKRDAVQLARTSGNLSGTARDLGINSSLLRKWMNAEQEKGELAFPGQGKQLLTPEQQEIQRLRKENEILRQEREIPKKGGSLLRQRNHTLRYEFIQDQRPEYRLDLLCRVLEVSVSGYHSWRRRPICDRKEEDALLEQRIQEVHQRSKRRYGAPRIHAELHAGGVRVSRKRVARLMRASGLRAKGKRRWVRTTESSHTMAVCPNLLERRFEVSQPNQVWASDLTYLPTKEGWLYLAVTLDLHSRAVVGYAMDMQMPATLPLAALQMAAGRRLPPPGLLHHSDRGSQYASGIFQAELARMRARGSMSRKGDCWDNAVVESFFSSLKRELLEDTIFETRDVARQAVFEFIEVFYNRQRRHSSLGYLTPLEFERQATAA; encoded by the exons ATGACTGATCGCAGAATCCACACCGCCGAGTTCAAGCGAGACGCAGTGCAGCTTGCTCGAACGAGCGGCAACCTGTCGGGCACCGCGCGTGACCTGGGCATCAACAGCTCCCTGCTGCGCAAATGGATGAATGCTGAGCAGGAGAAGGGCGAGTTGGCATTCCCTGGTCAGGGCAAACAGCTCCTCACTCCAGAGCAACAGGAGATACAACGGCTTCGCAAGGAGAACGAAATCCTGCGACAGGAGCGCGAGATCC CTAAAAAAGGCGGCAGCCTTCTTCGCCAAAGAAACCACACGCTGAGGTATGAATTCATCCAAGATCAACGCCCCGAGTACCGCCTGGACCTGCTGTGCCGGGTGCTGGAGGTCTCGGTGAGCGGGTACCACAGCTGGCGAAGAAGGCCGATCTGCGACCGCAAGGAAGAGGATGCGCTGCTCGAGCAGCGCATCCAGGAAGTGCATCAACGTAGTAAACGCCGCTATGGGGCGCCACGCATTCACGCGGAGTTGCACGCTGGAGGAGTGCGCGTGTCCCGCAAGCGGGTGGCGCGTCTGATGCGTGCCAGTGGTCTGCGGGCCAAGGGAAAGCGCCGCTGGGTGCGGACCACGGAGAGCAGTCACACCATGGCCGTCTGCCCGAACCTGCTTGAGCGGCGGTTCGAGGTCTCGCAGCCGAACCAGGTCTGGGCGTCGGACCTGACGTATCTGCCCACGAAAGAGGGCTGGCTGTATCTCGCAGTCACCTTAGACCTGCATTCGCGAGCCGTGGTGGGTTACGCGATGGACATGCAGATGCCAGCCACCTTGCCACTGGCGGCCCTTCAGATGGCTGCTGGCCGACGTCTTCCGCCACCAGGCCTCCTTCATCACAGCGACAGGGGCAGTCAATACGCGAGTGGCATCTTTCAGGCAGAACTGGCCCGCATGCGGGCCAGGGGCAGTATGAGTCGTAAGGGGGATTGTTGGGACAACGCCGTGGTGGAAAGCTTCTTCAGCTCCCTGAAAAGGGAGTTGCTGGAGGACACCATCTTTGAGACCCGGGACGTGGCCCGACAAGCCGTATTTGAATTCATCGAGGTCTTCTACAACCGTCAGCGTCGTCACTCGTCTCTTGGGTACTTGACGCCCCTGGAGTTCGAACGCCAAGCTACAGCTGCTTAA